The following are encoded in a window of Tessaracoccus flavescens genomic DNA:
- the thrB gene encoding homoserine kinase → MGRRLSVRVPATTANVGSGFDCLGIAFALHDELELELTEDPTELSITVDGEGEGNVPLDERHLVIQSLLTGLEAWGGRRPGLRLTCHNRIPHSRGLGSSAAAIVAGLAFAWGISRGEEPLDLPELTRISSRIEGHPDNAGAAVWGGAILAWFADDDVRLVNLDLHDSLGVRVWVPDFEVGTAGARSVLPASVPRADAVTQAIAAAALPLALERRPDLIFAATEDRLHQQYRAELMPQSWDLLRSLRAVGVPAAISGAGPAIFAVGSVEELAAADACRADGFRRLEPAVGTGVELRVEG, encoded by the coding sequence GTGGGGCGACGGCTGAGCGTCCGCGTCCCGGCGACGACGGCGAACGTCGGCTCGGGGTTCGACTGCCTCGGCATCGCCTTCGCCCTCCACGACGAACTCGAACTCGAGCTCACAGAGGATCCCACCGAGCTCTCGATCACGGTCGACGGTGAGGGGGAGGGCAACGTGCCCCTCGACGAGCGGCACCTCGTGATCCAGTCGCTGCTCACCGGACTCGAGGCCTGGGGCGGCAGGCGCCCCGGCCTGCGGCTCACCTGTCACAACCGCATCCCCCATTCGCGCGGGCTCGGCTCCTCCGCCGCGGCGATCGTGGCCGGGCTGGCCTTCGCGTGGGGCATCTCCCGGGGCGAGGAACCGCTCGACCTCCCCGAGCTCACCCGGATCTCGAGCCGGATCGAGGGCCACCCGGACAACGCGGGCGCGGCCGTCTGGGGCGGTGCCATCCTCGCCTGGTTCGCCGACGACGACGTGCGGTTGGTCAACCTCGATCTGCACGATTCGCTCGGTGTGCGCGTGTGGGTGCCCGACTTCGAGGTCGGCACCGCCGGTGCCCGCTCCGTGCTCCCGGCGTCGGTGCCGCGAGCCGACGCCGTCACCCAGGCCATCGCCGCGGCGGCGCTTCCACTCGCGCTCGAGCGTCGCCCCGACCTGATCTTCGCGGCAACCGAGGACAGGCTCCACCAGCAGTACCGCGCCGAACTGATGCCGCAGTCGTGGGACCTGCTCCGCTCGCTGCGCGCGGTCGGGGTGCCCGCCGCGATCTCGGGCGCCGGGCCGGCGATCTTCGCCGTCGGCTCGGTGGAGGAACTGGCAGCGGCCGACGCATGCCGGGCGGATGGATTCCGACGCCTTGAACCGGCCGTCGGGACCGGCGTGGAGCTGCGCGTCGAGGGGTGA
- the prfA gene encoding peptide chain release factor 1: MFDNAQPLIDEYHDLENQLSDPALHADVSRSRKVGRRYASLRPIVEGIEAFRRLSDDREAAAELAADDSSFADEVADLDAQLEAATEKLTRLLAPRDPNDDADALLEIKSGEGGDESALFAGDLLKMYTRYAEQVGWKVEVIDSQETDLGGYKSVTIAVKATSHQEFGPYGRLKFEGGVHRVQRVPVTESQGRIHTSAAGVLVMPDVEADEVEINDDDLRIDVYRSSGPGGQGVNTTDSAVRITHLPTGVVVSCQNERSQLQNRESAMRMLRARLTQLAEAQAAAAASDARKSQVRTVDRSERIRTYNFPENRITDHRIGYKAHNLDQVLEGAINPVLDALAEQDLAERLAEVGG; this comes from the coding sequence ATGTTCGACAACGCGCAGCCGCTCATCGACGAGTACCACGACCTCGAGAACCAGCTCTCCGACCCGGCACTCCACGCCGACGTCAGCCGGTCCCGCAAGGTCGGTCGACGCTACGCCTCGCTGCGGCCCATCGTCGAGGGGATCGAGGCGTTCCGACGGCTGTCCGACGACCGTGAGGCCGCGGCCGAGCTCGCCGCAGACGACTCCTCCTTCGCCGACGAGGTGGCCGACCTCGACGCCCAGCTCGAAGCGGCCACGGAGAAGCTCACCCGGCTGCTCGCGCCGCGCGACCCCAACGACGACGCCGACGCGCTGCTTGAGATCAAGTCCGGCGAGGGCGGAGACGAGTCGGCGCTCTTCGCGGGCGACCTGCTGAAGATGTACACCCGCTACGCAGAGCAGGTCGGCTGGAAGGTCGAGGTGATCGACTCACAGGAGACCGACCTCGGCGGCTACAAGTCCGTCACCATCGCGGTCAAGGCGACCAGCCACCAGGAGTTCGGTCCCTACGGGCGGCTCAAGTTCGAGGGTGGCGTGCATCGCGTGCAGAGGGTTCCCGTCACCGAGTCGCAGGGCCGCATCCACACGTCGGCCGCCGGCGTGCTGGTGATGCCGGATGTCGAGGCCGACGAGGTCGAGATCAACGACGACGACCTGCGCATAGACGTCTACCGTTCGTCCGGCCCGGGCGGCCAGGGCGTCAACACCACCGACTCCGCCGTGCGAATCACCCATCTGCCGACCGGCGTCGTGGTCAGCTGCCAGAACGAACGCTCCCAGCTGCAGAACCGCGAGTCTGCCATGCGCATGCTCCGTGCCCGGCTGACCCAGCTCGCCGAGGCACAGGCCGCGGCCGCGGCATCGGATGCACGCAAGTCCCAGGTGCGCACCGTCGACCGCTCGGAGCGCATCCGCACCTACAACTTCCCCGAGAACCGGATCACGGACCATCGGATCGGCTACAAGGCGCACAACCTCGACCAGGTTCTCGAGGGTGCCATCAACCCGGTGCTCGACGCGCTCGCCGAGCAGGACCTCGCCGAGCGCCTCGCCGAGGTCGGCGGGTGA
- the rho gene encoding transcription termination factor Rho, translating to MTENGTHLAGLKLAELKTVASGLGIKGISAMRKGDLISAIESAGNSSGGQRRRATRPAGEPAPEAAQQEARTEKTQPALVQNDARQQERGDRQERAKVEREERNDRQDRDKGGDRQRDDSKDRNQGEDRGDNAQSNQSNRGEQANEGDSGSRNSRRRRSRERDRERTPGQADTNTIAEVGELLDAAMGGGSASAPQQQQSKSVVIDPGGYDDDSGNSRRSRRRRNRERTSNNRRQGGRGQGMDRMEAEPTVSEDDVLANISGIVDILDNYAFVRTTGYLPGPADAYLSMSTVRRYGLRRGDVITGAIRTPREGERKEKFNPLVRLDTINGDDPEKAKGRPEFAKLTPLYPQERLRLETVQTNLTGRIIDLVSPIGKGQRGLIVSPPKAGKTMIMQGIANSIAANHPEVHLMVVLVDERPEEVTDFQRTVSGEVIASTFDRPAEDHTMVSELAIERAKRLVELGHDVVVLLDGITRLGRAYNLAAPASGRILSGGVDSAALYPPKKFFGAARNIENGGSLTILATALIETGSKMDEVIFEEFKGTGNMELRLRRELADKRIYPAIDVDASSTRREDLLLGRDELNIIWKLRRALSGLDDQAALETLKSRMTKTANNHDFLLSMLKTTPAAEG from the coding sequence GTGACTGAAAACGGAACCCACCTGGCTGGCCTGAAGCTGGCCGAACTGAAAACGGTCGCATCAGGCCTGGGGATCAAAGGGATCTCGGCCATGCGCAAGGGCGACCTCATCTCGGCCATCGAGTCGGCAGGCAACAGCTCTGGCGGACAGCGGCGCCGCGCCACCCGTCCGGCGGGGGAGCCTGCGCCCGAGGCTGCTCAGCAGGAGGCGCGCACCGAGAAGACCCAGCCTGCGCTGGTGCAGAACGATGCCCGCCAGCAGGAGCGCGGCGATCGCCAGGAGCGGGCCAAGGTTGAGCGCGAGGAGCGCAACGACAGGCAGGACCGCGACAAGGGCGGCGACCGCCAGCGCGACGACAGCAAGGACCGCAACCAGGGCGAGGACCGCGGCGACAACGCACAGTCGAACCAGTCCAACCGGGGCGAGCAGGCCAACGAAGGCGACTCGGGCTCGCGCAACAGCCGCCGGCGTCGCTCGCGTGAGCGGGACCGTGAGCGCACCCCAGGTCAGGCAGACACCAACACCATCGCCGAGGTCGGCGAGCTGCTCGACGCCGCCATGGGCGGAGGTTCGGCCTCGGCTCCCCAGCAGCAGCAGTCGAAGTCGGTCGTCATAGATCCGGGTGGCTATGACGACGATTCCGGCAACTCCCGCCGCAGCCGCCGTCGCCGCAACCGCGAGCGCACCAGCAACAACCGGCGTCAGGGCGGCCGTGGCCAGGGCATGGACCGGATGGAGGCCGAGCCCACCGTCAGTGAGGACGACGTCCTCGCCAACATCTCCGGCATCGTCGACATCCTCGACAACTACGCCTTCGTCCGCACCACCGGGTATCTGCCCGGCCCCGCAGACGCGTACCTCTCCATGTCGACGGTGCGCCGCTACGGCCTGCGCCGTGGCGACGTGATCACCGGCGCCATCCGCACCCCGCGCGAGGGGGAGCGCAAGGAGAAGTTCAACCCCCTCGTGCGCCTCGACACGATCAACGGTGACGACCCGGAGAAGGCAAAGGGCCGTCCCGAGTTCGCGAAGCTGACCCCGCTCTACCCGCAGGAGCGGCTGCGCCTCGAGACCGTGCAGACCAACCTCACGGGCCGCATCATCGACCTCGTCTCGCCGATCGGCAAGGGCCAGCGTGGCCTGATCGTCTCCCCGCCGAAGGCAGGAAAGACGATGATCATGCAGGGCATCGCCAACTCGATCGCCGCGAACCACCCCGAGGTCCACCTCATGGTGGTGCTCGTCGACGAGCGTCCCGAGGAGGTCACCGACTTCCAGCGCACCGTCTCCGGTGAGGTCATCGCCTCGACGTTCGACCGCCCGGCCGAGGACCACACGATGGTCTCCGAGCTGGCCATCGAGCGCGCGAAGCGCCTCGTCGAACTCGGTCACGACGTCGTCGTGCTGCTCGACGGCATCACGCGCCTGGGTCGCGCCTACAACCTCGCGGCACCCGCCTCCGGCCGCATTCTCTCCGGTGGCGTCGACTCCGCGGCGCTGTACCCGCCGAAGAAGTTCTTCGGCGCCGCCCGCAACATCGAAAACGGCGGCTCGCTCACCATCCTGGCGACGGCGCTGATCGAGACCGGATCCAAGATGGACGAGGTCATCTTCGAGGAGTTCAAGGGCACCGGAAACATGGAGCTGCGGCTCCGCCGCGAGCTCGCGGACAAGCGCATCTACCCGGCCATCGACGTCGACGCGTCGAGCACCCGCCGCGAGGACCTGCTGCTCGGCCGCGACGAGCTCAACATCATCTGGAAGCTTCGCCGCGCCCTCTCCGGGCTCGACGACCAGGCAGCGCTCGAGACGCTCAAGTCGCGCATGACGAAGACAGCGAACAACCACGACTTCCTGCTGAGCATGCTCAAGACCACGCCCGCGGCCGAGGGCTGA
- the prmC gene encoding peptide chain release factor N(5)-glutamine methyltransferase: MSEAAFELAGRLTRSGSPSPGPEARIIVAHVLGVEVPRLIAVDDVTAEQQRFIDELAERRMAGEPLQHLTGVAYFRHEELVVGPGVFIPRPETEVMVGWALQRLAERDTRRVVELCAGSGAISAALATELGGLELHAVEVDPEAFAYLERNLEGRGVDLVRGDMATALPELDGTVDLVIVNPPYVPEGLRPFLPSDVVEHDPALALFSGEDGLDAIKVVAAVAMRLLAPGGILATEHDDSHQPGVVETLRAAGLDQVEPHADLTGRPRFVTAVRP; this comes from the coding sequence GTGAGCGAGGCGGCTTTCGAACTCGCCGGTCGACTGACCAGGTCGGGTTCGCCGAGCCCTGGCCCGGAGGCGCGCATCATCGTCGCCCATGTGCTCGGCGTCGAGGTGCCGCGCCTGATCGCCGTCGACGACGTCACCGCCGAGCAGCAGCGGTTCATCGACGAGCTCGCCGAGCGGCGGATGGCGGGTGAGCCACTGCAGCACCTGACCGGGGTGGCCTACTTCCGGCATGAGGAGCTCGTGGTCGGCCCCGGGGTGTTCATCCCGCGGCCGGAAACCGAGGTCATGGTCGGGTGGGCCCTGCAACGCCTCGCCGAGCGTGACACCCGGCGCGTCGTCGAGCTGTGTGCCGGATCCGGTGCCATCAGCGCCGCCCTTGCGACCGAGCTGGGTGGCCTTGAGCTGCACGCCGTCGAAGTGGATCCGGAGGCCTTCGCCTACCTGGAACGCAACCTCGAAGGCCGCGGCGTCGACCTTGTCCGCGGGGACATGGCAACCGCCCTTCCTGAACTCGACGGCACCGTCGACCTCGTCATCGTGAACCCGCCCTACGTGCCCGAGGGGCTACGCCCCTTCCTGCCGAGCGATGTCGTCGAGCACGATCCTGCGCTCGCGCTGTTCTCCGGCGAGGACGGGCTCGACGCGATCAAGGTCGTCGCCGCCGTCGCCATGCGCCTGCTCGCCCCAGGTGGAATCCTGGCGACCGAACACGACGACTCCCATCAGCCCGGCGTGGTCGAGACCCTGCGCGCCGCCGGCCTCGACCAGGTGGAGCCGCACGCCGACCTGACCGGGCGGCCGCGCTTCGTGACAGCGGTGCGCCCGTGA
- the rpmE gene encoding 50S ribosomal protein L31 — protein sequence MKQGIHPDYVETTVTCTCGNTFTTHSTIAKGTMNADVCAECHPFYTGKQKILDTGGRVARFEKRYAKK from the coding sequence ATGAAGCAGGGCATCCACCCTGACTACGTTGAGACCACGGTGACCTGCACCTGTGGAAACACGTTCACCACGCACAGCACCATCGCCAAGGGCACCATGAACGCTGACGTGTGCGCCGAGTGCCACCCGTTCTACACCGGCAAGCAGAAGATTCTCGACACCGGCGGCCGCGTCGCCCGCTTCGAGAAGCGCTACGCCAAGAAGTAG